A genomic segment from Nicotiana tabacum cultivar K326 chromosome 9, ASM71507v2, whole genome shotgun sequence encodes:
- the LOC107829564 gene encoding arogenate dehydratase 3 codes for MQYLTPSSSGINLKSLIRSKIQSHLVVPSRLVIKCAYRFESSNAAANTGTINTNGAPSTYNAGHVGASRADWQSSCAILASKVVSQQQDTEMSGGAGNITAVNGHTMIDLDLVAINDNQPKPLTITDLSPAPMHGAQLRVAYQGVPGAYSEAAAGKAYPKCEAIPCDQFEVAFQAVELWIADRAVLPVENSLGGSIHRNYDLLLRHRLHIVGEVQLPVHHCLLALPGVRKEYLTRVISHPQALAQCELTLTKLGLNVAREAVDDTAGAAEYIAANNLRDTAAIASARAADLYGLQILAEGIQDDSSNVTRFVMLAREPIIPRTDRPFKTSIVFAHHEGTSVLFKVLSAFAFRNISLTKIESRPHRNRPIRVVDDANVGTAKHFEYMFYVDFEASMADVRAQNALAEVQEFTSFLRVLGSYPMDMTPWCPSRED; via the coding sequence atgCAATATCTTACTCCATCATCGTCGGGTATAAATCTCAAATCGTTAATCCGGTCGAAAATTCAATCTCACCTGGTTGTTCCGAGTCGACTCGTTATCAAATGCGCTTACCGGTTTGAGTCGTCCAACGCAGCCGCCAACACCGGTACCATAAATACTAACGGTGCTCCGTCGACCTATAACGCTGGACACGTCGGCGCGTCGCGAGCTGATTGGCAGAGTTCCTGTGCCATTTTGGCAAGTAAAGTCGTGTCCCAGCAGCAGGACACTGAGATGAGCGGCGGTGCCGGTAACATCACCGCCGTCAACGGCCATACGATGATAGATCTTGATCTCGTTGCCATCAATGACAACCAGCCTAAGCCGCTCACCATCACTGACCTCTCCCCTGCGCCGATGCACGGCGCTCAGCTCCGCGTCGCCTACCAAGGCGTTCCTGGCGCGTACAGTGAAGCTGCCGCCGGCAAGGCTTATCCGAAATGTGAAGCGATACCTTGTGATCAATTTGAGGTTGCATTTCAAGCCGTTGAACTCTGGATTGCAGACCGCGCAGTTCTTCCCGTCGAGAACTCTCTCGGAGGTTCCATTCACCGGAATTACGACCTCCTCCTCCGTCACCGTCTCCACATCGTCGGAGAAGTCCAGCTCCCGGTCCACCACTGCCTCTTAGCACTTCCAGGCGTTAGAAAAGAGTACCTAACTCGAGTCATAAGCCATCCACAAGCCCTAGCTCAGTGCGAACTCACTCTCACAAAGCTCGGTCTAAACGTAGCTCGCGAAGCCGTCGATGATACCGCCGGAGCCGCCGAATACATAGCTGCCAACAACCTCCGCGATACAGCCGCGATTGCATCCGCACGCGCCGCGGACCTCTACGGTCTCCAGATCTTAGCAGAAGGGATCCAGGACGACTCTAGCAACGTGACTCGGTTCGTGATGCTAGCTCGTGAACCAATCATTCCTCGAACCGACCGGCCATTCAAAACAAGCATCGTATTCGCACATCACGAAGGAACAAGCGTCCTTTTCAAAGTTCTATCGGCGTTTGCATTCAGAAACATAAGCTTAACGAAGATCGAATCACGGCCGCACCGGAACCGGCCGATCCGAGTGGTCGACGATGCGAATGTAGGAACCGCCAAGCATTTTGAGTACATGTTCTACGTAGATTTTGAAGCTTCAATGGCGGATGTTAGGGCTCAGAATGCGTTGGCTGAAGTTCAGGAGTTCACGTCTTTTTTGAGGGTTTTGGGAAGTTATCCAATGGATATGACTCCTTGGTGCCCTTCCCGTGAAGATTAA